Proteins encoded together in one Vitis vinifera cultivar Pinot Noir 40024 chromosome 4, ASM3070453v1 window:
- the LOC100249577 gene encoding auxin-responsive protein SAUR22: MGIRLPSMVQAKQILKLQSLLSRNRTEVPKGHFAVYVGEVQKKRYVVPLSYLNHPSFRSLLHQAEEEFGFTHPMGGLTIPCHKNAFIDLTSQLNAS, encoded by the coding sequence ATGGGTATCCGTTTGCCCTCCATGGTTCAGGCCAAGCAGATTCTAAAACTTCAGTCCCTTCTTTCCAGAAATCGGACAGAGGTCCCAAAAGGTCATTTTGCAGTTTATGTTGGAGAAGTTCAGAAGAAACGTTATGTGGTTCCACTTTCGTACTTGAACCATCCCTCATTCAGATCCTTGCTACATCAGGCTGAGGAAGAATTCGGCTTCACTCATCCAATGGGTGGTCTCACAATTCCATGCCACAAAAATGCTTTCATTGATCTAACTTCTCAACTAAATGCATCATGA
- the LOC109122431 gene encoding auxin-responsive protein SAUR21-like, translated as MGFRFPSIIQAKQILKLHSLLSRGQSSISATAAEVPKGHFAVYVGEAEKKRFVVPISYLNNPSFQKLLSHAEEEFGFNHPMGGVTIPCKEDAFINLTSRFNSS; from the coding sequence ATGGGTTTTCGTTTTCCCTCAATCATTCAAGCCAAACAGATTCTCAAGCTGCACTCTCTTCTTTCTAGAGGCCAATCATCTATATCAGCAACAGCAGCGGAGGTGCCAAAAGGCCACTTTGCAGTTTATGTTGGAGAAGCTGAAAAAAAGCGATTTGTGGTCCCAATATCTTATTTGAACAATCCTTCATTCCAGAAATTGTTGAGTCATGCTGAGGAAGAATTTGGATTCAATCATCCAATGGGTGGTGTCACAATCCCATGCAAGGAAGATGCTTTCATCAATCTCACTTCTCGATTCAATTCATCATGA